The following coding sequences are from one Leishmania major strain Friedlin complete genome, chromosome 36 window:
- a CDS encoding putative kinetoplast DNA-associated protein, with product MFRAARLLRGVSPFSVFLMDQKNNPSLQGVSIAKRGKMLSKMYKELSQQQRRDLQKRAEVHPSLRKSKRARPPRKTEFAEFVRQNYKVVQGLNYRKRFSALSQLYELHKPIEVQVTKALKEAKAKKVTSAKTAVKKAATKSKTAKRAKGGKSTPKKSTGKK from the coding sequence ATGTTCCGCGCAGCTCGTCTTCTCCGCGGCGTTAGCCCCTTCTCTGTATTCCTGATGGACCAGAAGAACAACCCGTCGCTACAGGGCGTGTCGATCGCGAAGCGCGGCAAGATGCTCTCCAAGATGTACAAGGAgctctcgcagcagcagcgtcgcgatCTACAGAAAAGAGCGGAGGTGCACCCGAGCCTGCGCAAGTCGAAGCGCGCTAGGCCGCCGCGTAAGACGGAATTCGCCGAGTTTGTGCGTCAGAACTACAAGGTGGTGCAGGGTCTTAACTACCGCAAGCGCTTCTCTGCCTTGTCCCAGCTATACGAGCTCCACAAGCCGATCGAGGTCCAGGTGACGAAAGCGCTAAAGGAGGCAAAGGCCAAGAAGGTGACCTCGGCCAAGACCGCCGTGAAAAAGGCTGCCACGAAGTCCAAGACCGCCAAGAGAGCCAAGGGGGGGAAGAGCACCCCGAAGAAGTCCACCGGAAAGAAATAG
- a CDS encoding putative glycerophosphoryl diester phosphodiesterase, translated as MPSASTTCQQCPQHTNIAQNNQAHHKPLIQRFVCEGASPRPQLRFLLHSPDSKFPVCVACHRGDWRNYVENTLEAVESCIQMGADIVEVDVWRTSDGALILMHDETLDRTTNGTGRVCDHTLAEVRALRLKDGLGNMTEFTVPTVEEVLLLAKDRAILNLDKADVYLDELYPLLVKTGMVEQTILKSEIPFDELCKRYSADLLNRVIFMPILNITDTTTYKNIDRAFAANHALYEVNFEKENADVLQYIRKLAKNSGAALWINTIWPTTCGGYSDDHALRDKDANWGYVVDRIGAGIIQTDRPAMLLAYLQERGCR; from the coding sequence ATGCCGTCAGCGTCGACCACGTGCCAACAGTGTCCCCAGCACACCAACATCGCGCAGAACAACCAGGCCCACCATAAACCGTTGATCCAGCGATTTGTCTGTGAAGGCGCGAGCCCGCGCCCTCAGCTGCGCTTCTTACTGCACTCCCCCGACTCGAAGTTCCCGGTCTGCGTCGCATGTCACCGCGGCGATTGGCGCAATTACGTGGAGAACACGCTCGAGGCTGTGGAAAGCTGCATCCAGATGGGGGCTGACATAGTCGAAGTCGATGTCTGGCGCACAAGTGACGGCGCGCTCATCCTCATGCACGACGAGACGCTGGACCGTACAACGAACGGCACAGGTAGGGTGTGCGATCACACTCTCGCcgaggtgcgtgcgctgcgtctGAAGGACGGGCTTGGTAACATGACGGAGTTCACGGTGCcgacggtggaggaggtgctaCTGCTAGCGAAGGACCGCGCCATCCTCAACTTGGACAAGGCCGACGTCTACCTGGATGAGCTCTATCCTCTGCTCGTGAAGACTGGGATGGTGGAGCAGACGATTCTAAAGTCGGAGATTCCCTTCGATGAGCTGTGCAAGCGGTACTCTGCGGATTTGCTCAACCGTGTTATTTTCATGCCCATTTTGAATATCACGGACACCACAACGTACAAGAACATCGACCGCGCTTTCGCCGCCAACCACGCCCTGTATGAGGTAAACTTCGAGAAGGAAAATGCCGACGTGTTGCAGTACATTCGAAAGCTCGCCAAGAACTCGGGTGCGGCACTGTGGATCAACACCATTTGGCCGACCACCTGCGGCGGCTACAGCGATGACCACGCGCTGCGTGACAAGGACGCGAACTGGGGCTATGTGGTTGaccgcatcggcgccggcaTCATACAGACAGACCGGCCTGCGATGCTGCTCGCGTACCTCCAAGAGCGCGGCTGTCGCTAA